In Labilithrix sp., the following proteins share a genomic window:
- a CDS encoding DUF4173 domain-containing protein → MPARARELAAVVGLVAVADFALWRQDGLSVGGVGLATFFVLVPLLVLAAARGRRLTLRLAAIGVMLGAVTARSAYAPTVGTTLLGLLGVFALAVAMRQRSSFLTNVAASFGATAVTFPFRIAAAFRGAHRIAAGRSRRRFTGAILIPIALVGVFVTIFAFANPLVARWVGFVGSAVVLPDPMRLALWGSLAFGAVLLLRPAIHRSFAVEHADSDDATEASLAIGRNALVALNVLFLLYNALDATYLWAGAPPPGVTEQAYAHQGAAWLTVALLVLTAVVGVLFHGALAHDPRARLARILAYAWLGQGAVLALGTFRRIAIHVSTSGLSNVRILGIAGTALVAFGLVLIGTKLHRRFTFAWLLRRQLDALVVGLLAFSILPTHLVSARVNVSRILMHRYQPLVNVTEEAAEVESTAALLPLVEHDDERIRRGVAALLLNELDTLRRREQHAGLRDTDLATRKARADLERAEPQLEAVLGDVERSDAIRQWEYIRNSAIEGVISQSEIDKVEMAPAGDQKVFRRWIAAHRARDVESLANDYADRVLFDGVRLTRAEVMEKKRTAAELGLSHDVVEHAPSPVAVDGSSPLRAEGHVAVSASARGVTLVFEQRPEGWKIVEERSLY, encoded by the coding sequence ATGCCTGCGCGCGCGCGCGAGCTCGCGGCCGTCGTGGGCCTCGTCGCCGTCGCGGACTTCGCGCTCTGGCGGCAGGACGGGCTCAGCGTCGGCGGCGTCGGCCTCGCGACGTTCTTCGTCCTCGTCCCTCTCCTCGTCCTCGCCGCCGCCCGCGGCCGGCGACTGACGCTGCGCCTCGCCGCCATCGGCGTGATGCTCGGCGCCGTCACCGCGCGATCCGCGTACGCGCCGACGGTGGGCACGACGCTGCTCGGCCTCCTCGGCGTCTTCGCGCTCGCCGTCGCGATGCGCCAGCGGTCGAGCTTCCTCACGAACGTGGCCGCCTCCTTCGGAGCGACGGCGGTGACCTTCCCGTTTCGCATCGCGGCGGCGTTCCGCGGTGCACATCGGATCGCGGCGGGCCGCTCCCGCCGCCGCTTCACGGGCGCGATCCTCATCCCGATCGCGCTCGTCGGCGTGTTCGTCACGATCTTCGCGTTCGCGAACCCGCTCGTCGCGCGATGGGTCGGCTTCGTCGGCAGCGCCGTCGTCCTCCCCGACCCCATGCGCTTGGCGCTCTGGGGCTCCCTCGCGTTCGGCGCCGTGCTCCTGCTGCGTCCCGCGATCCACCGGTCCTTCGCGGTCGAGCACGCGGACAGCGACGACGCCACCGAAGCGTCGCTCGCGATCGGGCGCAACGCGCTCGTCGCGCTGAACGTGCTCTTCCTCCTCTACAACGCGCTCGACGCGACGTACCTCTGGGCCGGAGCGCCGCCGCCGGGCGTGACCGAACAAGCCTACGCGCACCAGGGCGCGGCCTGGCTCACGGTCGCGCTCCTCGTCCTCACGGCCGTCGTCGGCGTGCTCTTCCACGGCGCGCTCGCGCACGATCCGCGCGCCCGCCTCGCGCGCATCCTCGCCTACGCGTGGCTCGGGCAGGGCGCCGTGCTCGCGCTCGGCACGTTCCGCCGCATCGCGATCCACGTCTCCACCTCGGGCCTGTCGAACGTCCGCATCCTCGGCATCGCCGGCACCGCGCTCGTGGCGTTCGGCCTCGTCCTCATCGGCACGAAGCTCCACCGCCGCTTCACCTTCGCCTGGCTCCTCCGCCGCCAGCTCGACGCGCTCGTCGTCGGTCTGCTCGCGTTCAGCATCCTGCCGACGCACCTCGTCTCCGCGCGCGTGAACGTCTCGCGCATCCTGATGCATCGCTACCAGCCGCTCGTGAACGTGACCGAAGAGGCCGCCGAGGTCGAGAGCACCGCCGCGCTCCTGCCGCTCGTCGAGCACGACGACGAGCGCATCCGCCGCGGCGTCGCCGCGCTGCTCCTGAACGAGCTCGACACGCTGCGCCGGCGCGAGCAGCACGCTGGCCTCCGCGACACGGACCTCGCGACGCGGAAGGCGCGCGCGGACCTCGAGCGGGCAGAGCCCCAGCTCGAGGCCGTGCTCGGCGACGTCGAGCGGTCGGACGCGATCCGCCAGTGGGAGTACATCCGCAACTCGGCGATCGAAGGCGTCATCTCGCAGTCCGAGATCGACAAGGTGGAGATGGCGCCGGCAGGGGATCAGAAGGTCTTCCGGCGCTGGATCGCGGCGCATCGCGCGCGCGACGTGGAGTCGCTCGCGAACGACTACGCCGACCGCGTCCTCTTCGACGGCGTCCGGCTGACGCGCGCCGAGGTGATGGAGAAGAAGCGCACCGCCGCCGAGCTGGGCTTGTCCCACGACGTCGTCGAGCACGCACCGTCGCCGGTCGCGGTCGACGGCTCGAGCCCGCTCCGCGCGGAGGGCCACGTGGCCGTCTCCGCGAGCGCCCGCGGCGTCACCCTCGTCTTCGAGCAGCGCCCCGAAGGTTGGAAGATCGTCGAAGAGCGCAGCCTCTACTGA